One part of the Sporosarcina ureae genome encodes these proteins:
- a CDS encoding MetQ/NlpA family ABC transporter substrate-binding protein, which yields MKKLVLAFILTALVAALAACGGEKSTEKSDDDKNIHFGATAGPYSDMLKKAIQPGLEEKGYTVKITEFSDYIQPNISLDSGDIDANLFQNITYLENFEKENNMELSELIIVPTAPLGIYSNKYKSLDEIEDGSTITIPNDPVNAARTLYVLEDAGLVKMDEEIDQLTASEKDIAENPKNLVIQPVEAGQLPRSVEGSDLAAVPGNFAIAANMDLLDALALEDMPDQFRNVVAVKTENVDKQFAKDIIEVVESEQFLEVIESEFKGFGKPAWMEK from the coding sequence ATGAAGAAACTGGTACTTGCATTCATTCTTACTGCGTTGGTTGCAGCATTGGCAGCTTGTGGAGGAGAAAAGTCTACTGAAAAGTCGGATGATGATAAAAATATTCATTTTGGTGCAACAGCAGGTCCTTATAGTGACATGCTAAAAAAGGCAATACAACCTGGTCTTGAGGAAAAAGGATATACGGTTAAAATCACAGAATTCAGCGACTATATTCAGCCGAATATTTCGTTGGACAGTGGAGATATTGATGCGAACTTGTTCCAAAATATTACGTACTTAGAAAACTTCGAGAAAGAAAACAATATGGAACTCTCTGAGTTGATTATCGTACCGACAGCGCCATTAGGTATCTATTCAAATAAATATAAGTCTCTTGACGAAATTGAAGATGGATCAACCATTACTATTCCCAATGATCCAGTAAACGCTGCGAGAACATTATATGTATTGGAAGATGCAGGATTAGTGAAAATGGATGAAGAAATTGACCAATTGACGGCATCTGAAAAAGACATCGCGGAAAATCCGAAAAACTTAGTCATTCAGCCGGTGGAAGCGGGACAATTACCTCGTTCGGTGGAAGGGTCTGATTTGGCCGCGGTACCTGGTAACTTTGCAATTGCGGCAAATATGGATTTGTTAGACGCACTAGCTTTAGAAGATATGCCGGACCAGTTCCGTAATGTCGTAGCTGTCAAAACAGAAAATGTAGATAAGCAATTCGCGAAAGATATTATTGAAGTAGTAGAATCCGAGCAATTTTTAGAAGTGATTGAATCTGAATTTAAAGGTTTCGGCAAACCAGCTTGGATGGAAAAGTGA
- a CDS encoding methionine ABC transporter permease produces MFDLAHIMELMPDITKAFGETLYMIGISLTIALIIGLPLGVLLFTTDKGLFLENRAINSVVGFFVNIIRSIPFIILLVALIPLTKLIVGNTIGPAAASVSLSVAAIPFFARIVETSMREIDKGVIEAAISTGASPWMIIWNVLLPESKSSIIQGLTLTLINLVAYSAMAGFVGGGGIGDLAIRFGYYRYDDSIMLVTVAILIVLVQLIQFGGDRFSKMIDKR; encoded by the coding sequence ATGTTTGATCTAGCCCACATCATGGAACTCATGCCGGACATTACAAAAGCATTTGGTGAAACTCTTTATATGATCGGTATCTCCCTAACGATTGCGCTAATTATTGGATTACCTCTTGGCGTCCTGTTATTTACAACAGACAAAGGATTATTTTTAGAGAACCGGGCAATTAATTCGGTTGTAGGTTTTTTCGTCAATATTATTCGTTCAATTCCATTCATTATTCTACTTGTAGCTTTAATACCTTTGACGAAACTGATCGTTGGAAATACAATTGGACCGGCAGCTGCAAGTGTATCGCTTTCTGTAGCAGCAATTCCGTTCTTTGCGAGAATCGTTGAAACATCCATGCGTGAAATAGACAAAGGGGTTATAGAGGCAGCCATTTCAACGGGTGCTTCGCCGTGGATGATTATTTGGAACGTGTTACTACCTGAATCTAAATCGAGCATTATCCAAGGACTTACACTGACGTTAATCAACTTAGTTGCCTATTCAGCAATGGCTGGATTTGTTGGTGGAGGCGGAATTGGGGACTTAGCTATTCGTTTCGGCTACTATCGATATGATGACAGTATTATGCTAGTCACTGTCGCCATTTTAATAGTGCTAGTACAGTTGATTCAATTTGGTGGAGATCGTTTTTCAAAAATGATAGATAAAAGATAA
- a CDS encoding methionine ABC transporter ATP-binding protein — translation MIQIQHLSKVYQTKERVVKGVDDVSLNIGTGEIFGIVGYSGAGKSSLIRCLNLLEKPTSGTILIDEVNLTKLSGAQLRQARLKIGMIFQHFYLISQKTIFENIAFALRAAKMPSDKIETRVLELLEMVGLSEKRHVYPAQLSGGQKQRVGIARALANNPSVLLCDEATSALDPNTTMSILRLLKKINKELNITIVLITHEMNVVKEICDRMAIMQDGKVIEEGQVYDIFSNPVQPLTKEFISSVVSYDIPEAVMSNLAGTLIKITFKGEVAMEGVISDTMQKYKVKGNFLHGSIEYIQERALGIFLMELQGERQEVKQAIAYILKQNAQVEVIRQHV, via the coding sequence ATGATCCAAATTCAACATTTGTCTAAAGTATATCAGACAAAAGAGAGAGTGGTAAAAGGTGTAGATGATGTATCACTTAACATCGGGACTGGAGAAATATTTGGTATTGTTGGATATTCTGGAGCGGGTAAAAGTTCTCTTATACGCTGTTTGAATTTATTAGAAAAGCCAACGAGCGGTACTATTTTGATTGATGAAGTGAATTTAACGAAATTATCTGGAGCACAGCTTCGACAGGCACGTTTAAAGATCGGAATGATTTTCCAGCATTTTTATTTAATTAGCCAAAAGACGATTTTCGAAAATATCGCTTTCGCTTTACGGGCAGCAAAAATGCCTTCGGACAAAATAGAGACGCGTGTATTAGAACTTCTTGAAATGGTAGGTCTTTCTGAAAAACGTCATGTATATCCTGCGCAGTTGAGTGGGGGCCAGAAACAACGTGTCGGTATAGCGAGAGCTCTGGCCAATAATCCTTCCGTTTTGCTTTGTGATGAAGCTACATCTGCACTTGATCCAAATACGACGATGTCTATTTTACGATTGCTGAAAAAGATCAATAAAGAATTGAATATTACCATTGTATTAATTACGCATGAGATGAATGTTGTAAAAGAGATTTGTGATCGCATGGCGATTATGCAAGATGGAAAAGTTATTGAAGAAGGACAAGTGTATGACATCTTTTCTAATCCAGTTCAACCTTTGACGAAGGAATTTATTAGCAGTGTAGTGTCTTATGATATCCCTGAAGCGGTCATGTCGAATTTGGCAGGGACACTAATAAAGATCACATTTAAAGGTGAAGTAGCGATGGAGGGTGTGATTTCCGATACGATGCAGAAGTACAAGGTCAAAGGAAACTTCTTGCATGGATCGATTGAATATATTCAAGAACGAGCACTTGGAATTTTCTTAATGGAATTACAAGGTGAACGTCAAGAAGTCAAGCAAGCAATTGCATACATACTCAAACAAAACGCACAAGTGGAGGTGATCCGCCAACATGTTTGA
- a CDS encoding pyridoxal phosphate-dependent aminotransferase has product MALSNRLQNLPPHFFTLLLKKVEKAMDEGRDVINLGRGNPDQPTPPHIIKALQEAVEDPATHGYSPFRGTPALKQAVAEYYKREYDVVIDPETEVAVLGGTKIGVVELPLAIMNEGDLLLLPDPGYPDYLSGVSLAGIRYDTMPLHKENGFLPDYDKLTNDQKKDAKLMYLNYPSNPTGVTATPAFYEETVAFAKENQIAVLQDFAYGGIGFEGKKPISFLQTEGAKEVGIEMLSLSKMYNMAGWRVGFAVGNAEIVEALNVLQDHLFTSLFPAVQRAAIEALTGPQQCVEELVELYERRLTVLLSECKRIGWDVTAPTGSFFAWLPVPEGFTSEAFADLLLDKADVAVSPGNGFGVHGEGYIRVGLLESEDRMREAMHRIEKLDVFK; this is encoded by the coding sequence ATGGCTTTGTCCAACCGATTACAAAATCTCCCTCCGCATTTCTTTACATTATTATTAAAAAAAGTGGAAAAAGCTATGGACGAAGGCAGAGATGTCATTAATCTGGGGCGCGGTAATCCTGATCAGCCCACACCTCCTCATATTATTAAAGCATTACAAGAAGCCGTTGAAGATCCCGCCACACACGGTTACTCACCTTTCCGTGGAACACCGGCTTTAAAACAAGCCGTTGCTGAATACTATAAGCGAGAATACGATGTGGTGATTGACCCTGAAACAGAAGTCGCGGTACTAGGTGGCACAAAAATTGGTGTCGTCGAACTTCCTTTAGCTATCATGAATGAAGGTGACTTATTATTGCTTCCAGACCCCGGTTATCCTGACTATTTATCAGGCGTGAGCTTAGCGGGTATTCGCTATGATACGATGCCACTCCATAAAGAGAATGGATTTCTACCTGATTATGACAAGCTAACTAACGATCAGAAAAAAGATGCCAAGCTCATGTACTTAAATTATCCAAGTAATCCGACTGGCGTTACAGCAACACCAGCGTTTTATGAGGAAACCGTGGCATTTGCCAAAGAAAATCAGATTGCTGTTTTACAAGATTTTGCCTATGGCGGCATTGGGTTTGAAGGTAAGAAACCAATTAGTTTTTTACAGACAGAAGGTGCGAAAGAAGTCGGGATTGAAATGCTTTCTCTATCCAAAATGTATAATATGGCAGGATGGCGTGTAGGTTTCGCTGTAGGAAATGCAGAAATCGTAGAAGCATTAAATGTATTGCAAGATCACTTATTCACTAGCTTATTCCCTGCTGTGCAACGTGCTGCAATCGAGGCTTTGACAGGCCCTCAGCAATGTGTTGAAGAGTTAGTCGAATTGTATGAAAGACGTCTAACAGTTTTGCTGTCAGAATGTAAACGCATCGGTTGGGATGTAACGGCTCCCACCGGCTCATTCTTCGCTTGGCTTCCTGTTCCTGAAGGATTTACGAGTGAAGCCTTCGCTGACTTGTTATTGGACAAAGCAGATGTTGCCGTATCGCCAGGCAATGGTTTTGGTGTTCACGGAGAAGGATATATACGTGTCGGTTTATTAGAAAGTGAAGACCGCATGCGAGAAGCCATGCACCGCATTGAAAAACTAGACGTATTTAAATAA
- a CDS encoding tRNA dihydrouridine synthase: MSNNFWRELPRPFFILAPMEDVTDVVFRHVIAEAARPDVFFTEFTNTESFCHPEGIYSLRGRLAFTEDEQPIVAHIWGDKPEHFREMSIGMAELGFKGLDINMGCPVPNVAAKGKGSGLINHPETAAAIIQASKAGGLPVSVKTRLGYTDIDEWRTWLRHVLEQDIANLSIHLRSRKEMSKGHAHWDLIPEIKKLRDEIAPDTMLTINGDIMDRQMGLELVEKYGVDGVMIGRGVFHNPFAFEVEKREHDHKELLDLLRLHLDLFDKYSTELEPRLFKPLRRFFKIYVKGFRGAAELRNELMNTNTTDEVRALLDAVELD; this comes from the coding sequence ATGAGTAATAATTTTTGGCGCGAGTTGCCTCGGCCATTTTTCATATTAGCACCGATGGAAGACGTGACAGATGTTGTGTTTCGTCATGTGATAGCAGAAGCTGCACGACCTGATGTGTTTTTCACGGAGTTTACAAACACCGAAAGTTTTTGTCATCCGGAGGGAATTTATAGTTTGCGTGGACGTTTAGCATTTACTGAAGATGAGCAGCCCATTGTTGCTCATATTTGGGGAGATAAACCGGAACATTTTCGTGAAATGAGTATCGGCATGGCAGAGCTTGGGTTTAAGGGGCTTGACATAAATATGGGATGTCCAGTACCGAATGTGGCTGCGAAAGGAAAAGGTAGTGGATTAATCAATCACCCTGAAACAGCGGCTGCAATTATTCAAGCATCAAAAGCAGGGGGACTACCGGTCAGTGTGAAAACGCGTCTTGGTTACACAGATATTGATGAATGGCGTACTTGGCTTAGACATGTATTGGAACAGGATATTGCCAATCTATCGATACACTTGCGTTCACGTAAAGAAATGAGTAAAGGACATGCACATTGGGATTTGATTCCCGAGATCAAGAAACTTCGTGACGAGATTGCGCCTGACACGATGTTGACAATCAACGGAGATATTATGGATCGTCAAATGGGACTAGAACTTGTTGAGAAATACGGAGTAGATGGTGTCATGATCGGACGGGGAGTTTTCCATAATCCATTTGCCTTTGAAGTGGAAAAGAGAGAACATGACCACAAAGAATTATTAGATCTTTTACGTCTGCATCTAGATCTTTTTGACAAATATTCAACTGAACTAGAGCCACGACTATTCAAGCCGCTTCGTCGTTTCTTCAAGATTTACGTAAAAGGATTCCGTGGAGCAGCTGAACTGCGGAATGAATTGATGAATACCAATACGACAGATGAAGTACGTGCTTTACTTGATGCCGTAGAGCTTGATTAA
- a CDS encoding glycine betaine uptake BCCT transporter — MRKISNVFYITIALIVITVGYGAFASDSFEEITSNAKNFVASSFGWYYLLLLSSLLLLSIFLIFSPYGKIRLGKNTDRPEFSTITWIAMLFSAGMGIGLVFYGAAEPLSHFVSPATEDPGTNEAFKEGLRESFFHWGLHVWAMYGVVALALAYFQFRKGSPGLISATLKPIFGNKMDGPWGIFVDVLAVFATAFGVATTLGFGAVQINAGLNYLFGIEIGTFSQFIIIAIVTVLFIASAWSGLSKGIKYLSNLNLVLAVLLLAFVVILGPTLLIMNMFTESFGSYLGNLVEMSLRTAPLNVDNQQWLFDWTIFYWAWWISWAPFVSMFIARVSKGRTIREFMVGVLLVPTLLCAFWFSAFGTTAVNMQLTGIADIAGSKTELVIFEMFNELPWSFFISAIAILLIASFFVTSADSATFVLGMQSTYGSLTPPTSVKIVWGVIQSSIALILLWVGGLGALQNTIIIAALPFSFVMLLMVVSLMKALGQENISRR, encoded by the coding sequence ATGAGAAAAATATCAAATGTCTTTTACATTACTATCGCATTAATCGTCATTACTGTCGGATATGGGGCATTCGCTTCGGATAGTTTCGAGGAAATTACGAGTAATGCCAAGAATTTTGTCGCATCATCATTTGGATGGTATTATCTGCTACTGCTATCCTCTTTATTGTTATTAAGTATCTTCCTCATCTTCAGTCCGTACGGCAAGATCCGTCTGGGGAAGAACACGGATCGACCTGAATTCTCTACAATTACGTGGATTGCTATGCTGTTTTCAGCTGGAATGGGAATCGGTCTAGTGTTCTATGGTGCAGCTGAACCGCTGTCACATTTCGTCAGTCCCGCAACTGAGGATCCAGGTACTAATGAAGCATTTAAGGAAGGCTTACGAGAATCTTTCTTCCACTGGGGCCTCCATGTATGGGCCATGTATGGAGTTGTCGCATTAGCACTGGCTTACTTCCAGTTTCGTAAAGGTTCACCTGGTTTAATTTCAGCAACATTGAAACCGATTTTCGGTAATAAAATGGATGGTCCGTGGGGGATATTCGTAGACGTTCTTGCTGTCTTTGCAACTGCGTTCGGCGTTGCTACCACTCTCGGTTTTGGTGCTGTTCAAATTAATGCAGGCCTTAATTATTTGTTTGGTATTGAAATTGGGACATTCTCTCAATTTATCATTATCGCAATCGTTACCGTCCTATTCATTGCATCTGCGTGGTCAGGACTGAGTAAAGGAATTAAGTATTTATCCAACTTGAACCTCGTTCTAGCCGTGTTACTACTCGCATTTGTTGTGATTTTAGGACCTACACTATTAATCATGAATATGTTCACGGAGTCATTCGGTAGTTATCTTGGGAATCTGGTAGAGATGAGCCTCCGCACAGCACCACTTAACGTAGACAATCAACAATGGTTGTTTGACTGGACTATCTTTTACTGGGCATGGTGGATTTCATGGGCGCCGTTTGTCAGTATGTTCATAGCACGCGTTTCAAAAGGTCGTACAATTCGAGAATTCATGGTCGGTGTTCTATTGGTACCGACATTACTATGTGCGTTTTGGTTTTCTGCATTTGGTACGACAGCTGTGAATATGCAGCTTACAGGTATCGCCGATATCGCCGGCTCTAAAACGGAGCTAGTCATTTTCGAGATGTTTAATGAATTGCCATGGTCATTCTTCATTTCTGCTATTGCTATTCTATTAATCGCATCATTCTTCGTAACAAGTGCTGACTCTGCGACATTTGTTCTCGGTATGCAATCGACATACGGTTCACTCACGCCGCCAACTAGCGTGAAGATTGTATGGGGTGTTATCCAATCATCCATCGCATTGATCTTGTTATGGGTTGGGGGTCTGGGGGCATTGCAAAATACGATTATTATAGCCGCCTTACCATTCTCATTCGTCATGCTGCTGATGGTAGTATCACTGATGAAAGCACTAGGTCAGGAAAACATTTCACGAAGATAA